A genomic segment from Orrella daihaiensis encodes:
- a CDS encoding CNNM domain-containing protein yields the protein MGSDDAGAISDLAHHATVLVADINSVAMSTDVGLLIAYVLLALLFSFLCSVAEASLLSITPAYVAGLREKNPKRAELLRQLKGEKIDQSLAAILTVNTIAHTVGAIGAGSKATVVFGDVWFGVFSAVMTLLILFLSEIVPKTLGAVYWREVSGLTAIYVNFLIKSMYPLIIVSELITKWISGGKKTGDFDREEFVAMAGLGHEMGHLNERESAIIGNLFGFKSLKTSAIMTPRVVVAAVKADMTVDEALEKTSSVPFSRLPIYPETIDEVTGFVLREDLLLAQSREQGAELVDKYRRDLVAVLDTLPVSKVLETLLQERQHIALVVGEYGETEGIVTLEDVVETLLGSEILDEGDRVVDMQRLAQQLRKKRAERMGIKLGEDGVPDIPSKTS from the coding sequence ATGGGATCTGATGATGCCGGTGCAATCTCTGATTTGGCGCACCATGCCACTGTTTTAGTGGCTGATATCAATTCTGTGGCCATGAGTACAGATGTAGGCTTACTAATTGCCTATGTACTTTTGGCATTGTTATTTTCATTCTTGTGCTCTGTCGCTGAGGCGTCGCTGCTTAGCATCACGCCTGCCTACGTCGCTGGTTTACGCGAAAAAAATCCCAAAAGGGCTGAATTGCTGCGCCAACTCAAGGGTGAGAAGATTGATCAATCGCTGGCGGCGATCTTAACAGTCAATACTATCGCCCATACTGTGGGTGCGATTGGCGCCGGCTCAAAAGCCACCGTTGTGTTTGGTGATGTGTGGTTCGGTGTTTTTTCTGCAGTCATGACTTTGTTGATTCTTTTCCTGTCTGAGATTGTTCCCAAGACGCTCGGAGCGGTCTACTGGCGCGAGGTGAGTGGTTTGACAGCGATTTATGTAAATTTCCTGATCAAATCGATGTATCCCTTGATTATTGTCTCCGAACTCATCACCAAGTGGATTTCTGGCGGTAAAAAAACGGGTGATTTTGATCGTGAAGAGTTTGTTGCCATGGCTGGCCTTGGCCATGAGATGGGACACTTAAACGAACGCGAGTCAGCGATTATTGGCAATTTGTTTGGTTTCAAATCACTTAAAACGAGCGCCATCATGACGCCACGAGTAGTGGTTGCAGCGGTCAAGGCCGATATGACAGTCGATGAGGCGCTTGAAAAAACAAGTTCAGTGCCTTTTTCGCGTCTGCCAATTTATCCAGAGACCATTGATGAGGTCACAGGTTTTGTGCTGCGTGAGGATCTGCTTTTGGCGCAGTCACGCGAGCAGGGTGCTGAATTAGTTGATAAATACAGGCGCGACCTGGTCGCGGTACTTGATACGCTTCCAGTATCGAAGGTTCTTGAAACATTGCTCCAGGAACGGCAGCATATTGCATTAGTCGTTGGTGAATATGGCGAGACAGAGGGCATCGTGACGTTAGAAGATGTCGTCGAAACCTTATTGGGAAGTGAGATTCTCGATGAGGGTGATCGAGTGGTCGACATGCAGAGGCTCGCCCAGCAGCTCAGAAAAAAACGCGCTGAACGTATGGGTATCAAACTTGGCGAAGATGGTGTTCCAGATATCCCCTCAAAGACGAGCTAA
- a CDS encoding TRAP transporter large permease — MMMEWYEVGLSLMGLLVLLIFIGLPIPFAMAAASLPFLLSIQGFSTSLVSTELKLWGVWIDYILLSVPLFVFLGELIGRSRIGPDLYRFMHGGIRVRGSAAYGSIGACAGFGAVCGSSMVGSLTIGGVALPEMIKLGYDRRLSSGVLAAGGTLSVLLPPSLILLFYGIVTDQSIGQLFIAGIIPGLLLASLFVLVVVIWARLNPAHIPQAEKGPKWSARDIALTIGPVLLIGAIITVSIYAGIATPTEAAGVAALATLVLAFWVGGLTKAAFVDSLMATMRTMGYLGLLLSAGVLFGFVMNYYQIPQQFTSFFLSFDLSPYFVLALVIVFYIVLGMFLEPVSMTFITLPTIYPLIAASGFDLIWFGVVYTITMEIAVLTPPVGLNLFVIQAIGRDHVTIGDVIKGSLPFIFTMLILLAALIAYPQLAIWLPDLMS; from the coding sequence ATGATGATGGAATGGTATGAAGTCGGTTTGTCCCTCATGGGACTATTGGTTCTACTCATTTTTATCGGCCTGCCGATTCCTTTCGCGATGGCTGCCGCATCGTTACCCTTTTTATTGAGTATTCAAGGGTTTTCGACATCGCTCGTCAGTACGGAGTTAAAGCTCTGGGGTGTATGGATCGACTACATTTTGCTGTCGGTACCCTTGTTTGTTTTTTTGGGTGAGCTTATTGGACGATCGCGTATTGGGCCTGATTTATATCGGTTCATGCACGGAGGGATTCGTGTGCGCGGTTCGGCTGCATATGGCAGCATCGGTGCATGCGCTGGTTTTGGGGCGGTTTGTGGGTCGTCCATGGTGGGATCTTTAACGATCGGTGGCGTGGCTTTGCCCGAGATGATCAAACTAGGCTACGACCGTCGGTTATCGAGCGGTGTGCTCGCAGCTGGCGGTACCTTGAGTGTGTTGCTGCCGCCAAGTCTGATTTTGCTTTTTTACGGAATAGTGACGGATCAATCGATTGGTCAGTTGTTTATTGCCGGGATTATCCCTGGTTTGCTACTGGCCTCTCTATTCGTTTTGGTCGTTGTGATTTGGGCTCGGCTCAATCCAGCACACATTCCGCAAGCCGAAAAAGGTCCGAAGTGGTCGGCACGTGATATTGCATTGACGATTGGCCCGGTTTTGTTAATTGGTGCCATCATTACGGTGTCGATATATGCTGGGATTGCAACGCCAACCGAAGCGGCTGGTGTCGCAGCGTTAGCGACTCTGGTCTTGGCATTCTGGGTAGGGGGGCTCACCAAGGCTGCCTTTGTTGACTCCCTTATGGCGACCATGCGGACAATGGGTTATCTGGGATTGCTTCTTTCAGCGGGGGTGTTGTTTGGGTTTGTGATGAATTATTATCAAATTCCCCAGCAATTCACAAGCTTCTTCCTCTCCTTCGATTTGTCGCCATACTTTGTCCTGGCTTTAGTGATCGTGTTCTACATCGTACTTGGTATGTTTCTAGAACCTGTTTCAATGACCTTCATCACGCTGCCGACCATTTATCCCTTAATTGCAGCCTCAGGCTTCGATCTGATATGGTTTGGCGTCGTGTACACGATTACGATGGAGATTGCTGTATTAACCCCGCCAGTCGGGTTAAACCTGTTCGTGATTCAAGCCATTGGCCGTGATCATGTCACGATTGGCGACGTCATTAAAGGGTCTTTACCGTTTATCTTTACCATGTTGATACTTCTGGCAGCACTGATTGCTTACCCACAACTAGCGATTTGGTTGCCCGACTTGATGAGTTAG
- a CDS encoding TRAP transporter small permease — protein sequence MLDRMVRGTERLTRWFAIIGGIIILIQMSWISYGVFTRYVLGDPDAYVTEATALLLFPVAFLGLAYALSVNAYPTVSYVVDTLQGKAKRALVAFNLLIMVLIGAFFSYAGIDATIKAYSSGAASEILLWPRFYFWLPGAIALVLFTWYAMLRLAQVCLDRKDLAAGSEIEPGQAK from the coding sequence ATGCTTGATCGTATGGTTCGTGGCACAGAGCGACTGACGAGATGGTTCGCGATTATCGGCGGCATTATCATCCTGATCCAGATGTCATGGATCTCTTATGGTGTCTTTACGCGTTATGTGCTTGGCGACCCTGATGCTTACGTCACAGAGGCGACAGCCTTGTTGTTGTTTCCCGTGGCATTCTTGGGGCTCGCTTATGCGTTGAGCGTTAATGCTTACCCAACGGTGAGCTATGTTGTCGATACGTTGCAGGGCAAAGCCAAGCGAGCACTGGTGGCGTTTAACCTCTTGATCATGGTTCTCATTGGGGCTTTCTTTTCCTACGCTGGCATCGATGCCACCATCAAAGCCTACAGCTCGGGAGCGGCTTCGGAAATACTGCTCTGGCCACGCTTTTATTTTTGGTTGCCAGGGGCGATCGCGCTGGTTTTGTTCACCTGGTACGCAATGCTTCGATTGGCTCAGGTTTGCCTCGATCGTAAAGACTTGGCGGCTGGTTCAGAGATCGAGCCGGGACAAGCGAAATGA
- the dctP gene encoding TRAP transporter substrate-binding protein DctP, which translates to MKLNMINKYAAGAMMCVAGLAITASVQAQTTLRLSTYVNETDIRYEGFKKFAELAEQKTSGRVKVQIFPSATLHGWSEGVDAVLGGVSDISWIPADKRLACYRVTSLYPALVDLEKQIEMDAKYADLIRAEAANAGLVPLINSNYSYDQEWWFKGPIEDISKLDGKLVRSIGPLVSMMIETWGGKPVFIAPKEVYQSAERGVVDGINMGVATYSSWKLWGVMPYMVNSTLFYGNIIYMINKKKFDSLSADDQKALMAAATESEVWLKPRYENWVNEQVGNAVMKGGGAAVSLSKDKRQSLVGEIQKKWNPTVKADCGDALSAKVLSLFSEYAE; encoded by the coding sequence ATGAAACTCAACATGATCAATAAATATGCGGCTGGTGCAATGATGTGCGTCGCCGGATTGGCTATTACAGCCAGCGTTCAGGCGCAGACGACGTTGCGTCTGTCAACGTATGTCAACGAGACTGATATCCGTTACGAAGGTTTTAAGAAATTTGCGGAGTTGGCAGAACAAAAGACAAGTGGTCGCGTCAAAGTGCAAATCTTCCCATCGGCCACTCTTCACGGTTGGAGCGAAGGTGTTGATGCCGTTCTTGGAGGTGTTTCCGACATCAGTTGGATTCCTGCTGATAAGCGGTTGGCTTGTTATCGGGTGACTTCGCTTTATCCAGCGCTCGTTGACCTGGAAAAGCAGATCGAAATGGATGCAAAGTACGCTGATTTAATCCGGGCGGAAGCTGCTAACGCTGGTTTGGTTCCACTGATCAATTCGAACTATTCGTATGATCAGGAGTGGTGGTTCAAAGGGCCGATTGAGGATATCTCCAAGCTTGATGGCAAGCTTGTCCGATCCATTGGACCGCTGGTATCAATGATGATTGAAACCTGGGGTGGTAAGCCAGTGTTTATCGCACCCAAGGAAGTCTATCAGTCAGCCGAGCGCGGTGTGGTTGATGGCATCAACATGGGTGTGGCTACCTACAGTTCTTGGAAGCTATGGGGAGTGATGCCTTACATGGTTAATAGCACCCTGTTCTACGGCAATATCATTTACATGATCAACAAGAAGAAATTCGACTCCTTGTCTGCCGATGATCAAAAGGCATTGATGGCTGCAGCGACTGAGTCAGAAGTCTGGCTTAAGCCTCGCTATGAGAACTGGGTTAACGAACAAGTGGGTAATGCTGTTATGAAAGGTGGCGGCGCTGCGGTATCGTTGTCCAAGGATAAGCGGCAGAGCCTGGTTGGTGAGATCCAGAAAAAATGGAATCCAACTGTGAAGGCTGACTGCGGCGATGCGTTAAGCGCCAAGGTCTTGAGTCTCTTTAGTGAGTACGCTGAGTAA
- a CDS encoding D-cysteine desulfhydrase, which produces MNLSKFPRLRCGHWPTPLEPMPRLSEHLGGPELWVKRDDCTGLSTGGNKTRKLEFLVADAIDKKADVIITQGATQSNHARQTAALCAKVGIECQILLEDRTGFEDFDYKLNGNVLLDRLHGAKVSQRPGGADMQAEMESLAESLAKQGRRPYVIPGGGSNPIGALGYVNAALELTTQLNEMNLDATHLVLATGSSGTHAGLIAGLSILNSPLKVVGFGVRAPKEKQEQMVYDLACKTAALLGHEGIVDRQSVFADCDYVGSGYGLPTPAMVEAVTLLAQTEGLLFDPVYTGKGLSGMIDWIRKGKFNATDKIVFLHTGGSAALFGYPETFGLPGYSDS; this is translated from the coding sequence ATGAACCTTTCCAAATTCCCGAGATTGCGCTGTGGGCACTGGCCAACTCCGCTCGAACCGATGCCCCGTCTGTCAGAGCACCTAGGTGGTCCTGAGTTGTGGGTCAAGCGCGATGATTGCACGGGCTTGTCAACAGGTGGCAATAAGACGCGCAAATTAGAATTTTTGGTGGCCGATGCGATCGACAAAAAAGCCGATGTAATCATTACGCAGGGCGCGACACAGTCGAACCACGCGCGTCAAACGGCAGCGCTTTGTGCAAAGGTCGGGATTGAGTGTCAGATTTTGTTAGAGGATCGGACGGGTTTTGAGGATTTCGACTACAAATTAAACGGTAACGTATTGCTAGATCGCTTGCACGGGGCCAAGGTGTCTCAACGGCCTGGTGGGGCCGATATGCAGGCCGAAATGGAGTCGTTGGCCGAGAGTTTAGCCAAGCAAGGACGGCGTCCCTATGTCATTCCGGGTGGTGGTTCCAATCCAATCGGAGCGCTCGGTTATGTCAACGCAGCGCTGGAGCTGACGACTCAGCTCAATGAAATGAACCTCGATGCAACTCACCTGGTTCTGGCCACGGGCAGCTCTGGCACGCATGCTGGCTTGATTGCTGGTTTGAGCATACTGAATAGTCCGCTGAAAGTTGTCGGATTCGGTGTTAGAGCACCCAAAGAGAAGCAGGAGCAGATGGTTTATGACCTCGCCTGTAAAACAGCTGCGCTACTGGGACATGAAGGAATCGTTGACCGGCAGTCTGTGTTCGCAGATTGTGACTATGTCGGGTCAGGATACGGCCTGCCAACGCCTGCAATGGTCGAGGCTGTGACCTTATTGGCGCAAACGGAAGGGTTGCTGTTTGATCCAGTCTACACCGGCAAAGGGCTGTCAGGCATGATTGACTGGATCAGAAAAGGCAAATTCAACGCTACTGACAAAATCGTTTTTTTGCATACAGGTGGCTCTGCCGCCTTATTTGGGTACCCGGAAACATTTGGTTTACCGGGTTACAGCGACAGTTAA
- a CDS encoding LysR family transcriptional regulator, with protein sequence MELKWLEDYLALVDCQNFTTAASIRSSSQPAFSRRIQALEAWLGVELIDRSKKPFRFTPTALEHEATIRALVNQIYQVRNQAQSSSQDRVTLTLAAQHSLLVSSFLPHFLDKLAASIKNLNYRVVSENMDTCAAMFLKGEVDMLIVYETVGAQSAIPNHLSLRKTLGSDEMILVAHPDVMTRCYQGPKKQNLPLLIYPVGSFFGQIVWAEELPRVLRNQNATIACESSFAVGLREMATAATGAAWLPRSIVLQDLTEGNLIQLNGISDPIAMNVVAHITKLNEASPARELRAIF encoded by the coding sequence ATGGAGCTGAAATGGCTAGAAGACTATTTGGCGCTGGTGGACTGTCAAAACTTCACTACGGCAGCCTCGATACGAAGCTCATCCCAGCCCGCATTTTCGCGGCGTATCCAGGCGCTTGAAGCATGGCTAGGTGTAGAGTTGATCGACAGAAGTAAAAAACCATTCAGATTTACCCCCACTGCCCTCGAACACGAAGCCACCATACGTGCGCTGGTCAATCAAATCTATCAAGTGCGCAATCAAGCGCAATCCTCGTCCCAGGATCGAGTGACGCTGACACTGGCCGCTCAACATAGTCTGCTTGTGTCATCGTTTTTGCCACACTTTCTGGACAAGCTTGCGGCGAGCATCAAAAACTTAAATTACCGCGTAGTCTCGGAAAACATGGATACCTGTGCGGCTATGTTTCTGAAAGGCGAGGTGGATATGCTCATTGTTTACGAGACCGTTGGGGCACAAAGTGCAATTCCGAACCACCTGTCATTGAGAAAAACATTAGGAAGCGATGAAATGATTCTCGTGGCTCATCCTGACGTGATGACACGGTGTTATCAAGGCCCAAAGAAACAGAACCTGCCTCTTCTGATCTACCCCGTTGGCAGCTTTTTTGGACAAATCGTATGGGCAGAGGAATTGCCGCGCGTGCTTCGGAATCAAAACGCCACTATTGCCTGTGAAAGTAGCTTTGCCGTTGGTTTGCGCGAGATGGCCACGGCAGCCACGGGCGCTGCTTGGCTGCCACGATCAATCGTGCTTCAGGATTTAACGGAAGGCAATCTCATTCAATTGAACGGTATCAGTGACCCCATTGCAATGAATGTCGTTGCGCACATCACCAAATTAAACGAAGCTTCACCAGCAAGAGAATTGCGCGCAATTTTCTGA
- a CDS encoding nucleotidyltransferase family protein: MRIGAVVLAAGQGSRMGNQAKAMLQLQGVPLIKRHLAALRSAGIEEIVIVTGYHYEQIEPVVQGLAAQVVRNPNPSVGQASSVRLGVAAIGDRFDAVIMMLCDQPLINEHDIEELVAAFVNRSHGEILVPLVNKTRGNPAVFSGKAIREILAQGPDMYCRKYMDQNPESVIFFETNNDHFITDVDTLDDLANFEKKWGYRLALPETPNPTD, translated from the coding sequence ATGAGAATAGGTGCTGTTGTGCTAGCGGCAGGTCAGGGCAGTCGCATGGGCAATCAAGCGAAGGCGATGCTTCAGTTGCAAGGTGTACCGCTCATTAAGCGGCATTTGGCTGCTTTAAGGAGTGCAGGTATTGAAGAGATCGTGATAGTAACGGGCTACCATTACGAGCAAATCGAGCCAGTGGTTCAGGGACTTGCTGCTCAAGTTGTCAGGAACCCGAATCCGTCCGTTGGACAAGCGAGTTCGGTTCGTTTAGGCGTGGCCGCAATCGGTGATCGATTCGATGCTGTGATTATGATGTTGTGTGACCAGCCTTTGATCAACGAACATGACATAGAAGAGCTAGTTGCTGCTTTTGTCAATCGATCTCACGGTGAGATTCTGGTGCCGCTGGTTAATAAGACCCGGGGCAATCCTGCTGTATTTTCAGGCAAAGCTATTCGTGAGATTCTGGCTCAGGGGCCAGACATGTATTGTCGAAAGTACATGGATCAGAATCCTGAGTCAGTAATTTTTTTTGAAACGAATAATGATCACTTCATAACAGATGTCGATACGCTCGATGATCTGGCAAACTTTGAAAAAAAGTGGGGTTATCGGCTTGCACTGCCCGAGACACCTAACCCAACCGATTAA
- a CDS encoding cupin domain-containing protein has protein sequence MQINADFEVRVALDTNQMPWVASPTLQVQRKMLDRLGGEVARATSIVRYESGSSFPSHMHGGGEEILVLEGVFEDEHGVYPTGTYLRHPPGTSHHPGSSAGCTLFVKLWQFTPGDTQSVCTDTNIQTWYPGLVSGLEVMPLHEADGVNTALVRWAPHTQFNRHVHPGGEEILVLEGVFYDEFGAYPAGSWLRSPCYSAHTPLTKNEGALIYVKTGHIGAPSLPLPKG, from the coding sequence ATGCAAATTAATGCTGACTTTGAAGTGCGAGTGGCACTCGATACGAACCAAATGCCTTGGGTTGCATCACCTACGCTGCAAGTGCAACGTAAGATGCTTGATCGACTTGGAGGGGAGGTTGCTCGCGCGACTTCGATCGTGCGCTACGAGTCTGGCTCAAGTTTTCCGTCACACATGCACGGTGGTGGCGAGGAGATTCTCGTTCTAGAGGGTGTCTTTGAGGATGAGCATGGCGTCTATCCTACTGGGACCTATTTGCGTCATCCGCCGGGAACTAGCCATCATCCTGGTTCTAGCGCGGGCTGCACACTTTTCGTAAAACTGTGGCAATTCACCCCAGGTGATACGCAATCTGTTTGTACTGACACAAACATCCAAACTTGGTACCCAGGGTTGGTGTCAGGGCTTGAGGTCATGCCGTTACACGAGGCCGATGGCGTGAACACTGCTTTGGTTCGGTGGGCACCCCACACACAATTTAATCGTCATGTACACCCCGGTGGTGAAGAGATCTTGGTGTTGGAAGGCGTGTTCTACGATGAGTTTGGTGCGTATCCTGCCGGTAGCTGGCTTCGAAGTCCTTGTTACAGTGCTCACACACCATTGACGAAAAATGAGGGTGCGCTTATTTACGTCAAGACTGGACATATCGGAGCGCCAAGTCTGCCTTTGCCTAAAGGCTAA
- a CDS encoding acyl-CoA thioesterase, whose translation MNLPKHQLVMTVLMTPDTANFSGNVHGGTILKLLDEVAYACASRYAGRYVVTLNVENVTFREPIHVGELVTFFASINMTGRTSMEVGIKVVAENIRTQVSRHVNSCFFTMVAVDDDRKPVSVPEFVPTTEDEVRRHKMAVARRTQKIN comes from the coding sequence GTGAACCTGCCTAAACATCAACTTGTAATGACAGTTCTGATGACACCTGACACAGCCAATTTTTCCGGTAACGTTCACGGTGGCACGATCCTTAAGCTGCTAGATGAAGTTGCCTATGCGTGTGCGAGTCGATATGCAGGTAGGTACGTAGTAACGCTGAACGTAGAAAACGTGACTTTCCGTGAACCAATTCATGTAGGTGAGCTTGTGACGTTCTTTGCAAGCATCAACATGACGGGACGAACATCCATGGAAGTGGGTATTAAAGTAGTCGCCGAAAACATTAGGACTCAGGTAAGCCGCCATGTAAATAGCTGCTTTTTTACGATGGTGGCGGTTGACGACGATCGCAAGCCAGTGAGCGTTCCAGAGTTTGTGCCAACGACAGAAGATGAAGTCAGGCGCCATAAAATGGCGGTTGCAAGGCGCACGCAAAAAATAAATTGA
- a CDS encoding mechanosensitive ion channel family protein, with amino-acid sequence MQQLLIDLISKFGITDIPSWAQLLISSLNVIIIIVIALIARKLIGRLLNVVHIRLRSKMTGAEERKRIDTIDRILGYVASVVIGVITVMVVLAELGISIAPFLATAGVVGIAISFGAQSLVKDYFTGFVMLIENQIRQGDFVDVAGKSGNVEEVTLRYVRLRDGEGTVHFVPNSAITTVSNHSRDFAYAVVDVGIGYDANLGQTYEVIKQVGAELRQDPEIKEKILEDIQILGVTALADSAVTVRVRMKVVALEQWGVRRAILASLKQAFEKAGIDIPFPQRVVRITNNSVTTQ; translated from the coding sequence ATGCAACAACTACTTATTGATCTGATTAGTAAATTCGGTATCACTGATATCCCATCATGGGCACAGTTACTGATATCGAGCTTGAATGTGATCATCATTATTGTGATCGCATTAATCGCGCGCAAGCTAATCGGTCGATTGCTCAATGTCGTGCATATTCGTCTGCGCTCGAAGATGACTGGTGCGGAGGAACGTAAGCGGATCGATACGATCGACAGGATACTGGGCTATGTAGCCTCAGTGGTCATTGGGGTGATTACGGTGATGGTGGTGCTAGCAGAGCTTGGCATCTCCATCGCACCGTTTTTAGCGACTGCGGGTGTTGTTGGTATCGCGATCAGTTTTGGCGCCCAGAGCCTAGTAAAGGACTACTTCACGGGTTTTGTGATGCTCATTGAAAATCAAATAAGACAAGGTGATTTTGTGGATGTCGCCGGGAAATCAGGAAATGTAGAAGAAGTCACTCTTCGGTATGTGCGTCTGCGTGACGGGGAAGGCACTGTACATTTTGTGCCAAACAGCGCAATCACCACGGTAAGCAACCACAGCCGTGACTTTGCGTACGCGGTCGTTGATGTCGGGATCGGATACGACGCGAACCTAGGCCAAACCTATGAGGTCATTAAACAAGTAGGCGCTGAGCTAAGACAAGATCCTGAAATCAAAGAAAAAATTCTTGAGGATATTCAGATTCTTGGTGTCACCGCGCTTGCTGATTCAGCGGTAACAGTGCGGGTGCGCATGAAGGTAGTCGCACTTGAACAGTGGGGTGTACGTCGAGCGATTCTCGCAAGTTTGAAGCAAGCCTTTGAAAAAGCTGGTATCGACATTCCGTTCCCACAACGGGTTGTTCGCATCACCAACAACTCGGTCACAACGCAATGA
- a CDS encoding YaiI/YqxD family protein, translated as MTLERHAPRELHIWVDADACPVAIKEILFRVANRTKVMVTLIANQMVWVPPSPWIRCLQVPAGFDVADQRIALEAQAGDIVVTADVPLAALAIQKYASVLDPRGDLIDENSIAERLTMRNFMTELRASGINTGGPSAFTARDSRNFANQLDRLLARRTRQPIK; from the coding sequence TTGACGCTAGAACGACATGCCCCGCGAGAGTTACATATATGGGTAGATGCTGACGCTTGCCCTGTTGCGATTAAGGAAATTCTGTTTCGCGTCGCAAATCGCACAAAAGTGATGGTGACACTGATTGCCAACCAAATGGTGTGGGTACCACCATCCCCTTGGATCCGATGTCTACAAGTACCCGCTGGATTTGATGTCGCCGATCAACGAATCGCGCTTGAGGCTCAAGCTGGAGACATTGTAGTCACAGCTGACGTGCCACTGGCAGCACTAGCCATCCAGAAGTACGCTTCTGTGTTAGATCCACGCGGGGATTTGATCGATGAGAACTCGATTGCTGAACGGCTTACCATGAGAAATTTTATGACAGAGCTTAGAGCAAGCGGGATCAACACCGGCGGCCCCTCTGCGTTTACAGCCAGAGACTCACGAAATTTTGCCAACCAACTTGACCGACTGTTGGCGCGTCGCACGCGCCAACCTATCAAATGA